The Acomys russatus chromosome 11, mAcoRus1.1, whole genome shotgun sequence genome contains the following window.
ccctgctctGTCACCTTGACGGCCATGGGCTCTGACCTCTGACACCGTGAGCCcaggcctgctgctgccctgctctGTCACCTTGACGGCCATGGGCTCTGACCTCTGACACTGTGAGCCcaggcctgctgctgccctgctgtCACCTTGACGGCCATGGGCTCTGACCTGACACTGTGAGCCcaggcctgctgctgccctgctgtCACCTTGATGGCCATGGGCTCTGACCTGACACCGTGAGCCcaggcctgctgctgccctgctctGTCACCTTGACGGCCATGGGCTCTGACCTGACACTGTGAGCCcaggcctgctgctgccctgctctGTCACCTTGACGGCCATGGGCTCTGACCTGACACTGTGAGCCCAGGCCTGCTGCTGCCTTGCTCTGTCACCTTGATGGCCATGGGCTCTGACCTCTGACACCGTGAGCCcaggcctgctgctgccctgctctGTCACCTTGACGGCCATGGGCTCTGACCTCTGACACTGTGAGCCcaggcctgctgctgccctgctgtCACCTTGACAGCCATGGGCTCTGACCTCTGACACTGTGAGCCcaggcctgctgctgccctgctctGTCACCTTGACGGCCATGGGCTCTGACCTGACACTGTGAGCCCAGGCCTGCTGCTGCCTTGCTCTGTCACCTTGATGGCCATGGGCTCTGACCTCTGACACCGTGAGCCcaggcctgctgctgccctgctctGTCACCTTGACGGCCATGGGCTCTGACCTGACACTGTGAGCTcaggcctgctgctgccctgctctGTCACCTTGATGGCCATGGGCTCTGACCTCTGACACTGTGAGCCcaggcctgctgctgccctgctccGTCACCTTGACGGCCATGGGCTCTGACCTGACACTGTGAGCCCCAAATCAACTCTTCTCTAGGTTCCTTGGTCACCATGTCTTGTCACAAGAATAGAAAACTAAAACACAGGACAGCAATTGTACCTTGGAGGCAAAGCGTAGTGAGTTCAGAGACTCGGAGACATTTTCTTCCAGAGGAGAAATGTTCACAAACATGAGCCTATAGAGAGAGAGGCCCAAGGCAGCATCAGTGGCCTGCGAAGGCTGAGAACACGCACACAGctgtctgcctcctcctcagctcaAGTCTGTAGCTCCCAGTGCTTCCAGGGTGCCCTCTACTCACATTTTGGCACTGCCACCGAGAGAATTCTGCAGCAGGTAGGTAAGCTTGCTGTTTCGGTAGGGCACATGGGGCTCCTGAGGGTCAGGGGCACAGTTAGGGTAGGGCACGTGGGGCTCCTGAGGGTCAGGGGCACAGCAGGGTAGGGCATGTGGGATTCCTGAGGGTCAGGGGCACAGCAGGGTAGGGCACGTGGGACTCCTGAGGGTCAGGGGCACAGTAGGGTAGGGCAGAGTTCTCCACAGCTCTTGAGGACTAGCCCCAAGCCTTGCCTGCCATCCATCCGTTCCTACCTTATTGCTCAGGGCCATTATGACCAGCCCCAGTGTTGACAGACTGCTGTTAATGGCCTGTGTTTCCCGAAGACGATCACGCTCCCCAGGGCCCAGGGTTAAGGCAGGATCTAGGCGCTCGCTCCCAGCCAGGTCCACAAGGTTGAGAGGAGCGCCACACTGCAGGCCCCGAGCAGCATGCTCTCCAGAAATCTGCAGCTGGAACACACTGTGACTGCGTGATGACCTCTCATTCTGGGCAGTGCGGGCCACAGCCCGGTTCTGGCGGGCTAGATGGAGCAGGGCCTCCACCTGAGGATGGGACAAGCACAGGGTAGAGGTGAGCAGAAGCCAGGACGTGCTCATGACGGTGGCAATAAGTGAATCCacccctggctctcctggaacacCACAGACTGACAACAGGAGTAAGTGTCGACACATACTGAGACACAGCCGCCCAGAGCGGGTCTCAGCTGCTTGCGAAGCTGAAGCAGAGAACTGAAAATTCACGACTCCTGGAGACACAGAAGGAGCCATGTCTCAGCAGACAGACAGGCCAGCTGTGTGGCCtgggcctgtaaccccagcactgaggaggctgagacaggaggattgccttgagttcaaagccagcctgggctaaagtgCAATactttcaaaaagaagaaaaggaagccatggcagtggtggcgcacgcctttaatcccagcgaggcaggcggctctctgagttctcggccagcctggtctacagagtgagttccaggacagccacggctacagaGAAACCGGGTCTCAGGAAAGCCAAAAAAGAGGACAAGGAGAAGGAAAACCCAAGTGACCACACTACCTGCTGAGCAACTGAGCAGCCCGTGGAGCCCcaagacaggacagccaggaacccTCCTGGCTAGGGTGAACTTAGACACAGAAGCAGCGGGAAACGAGTGCTGAGACACACCTGGAAGTGGCCTAGTGGCAACCACCTTCCCACACTCCTTCCCGCTCCTTTGCTCATGAGCCTGCCTTGCAGCCCACCCAGCCACAgtgcaccctccctcctctgctgtgtttgtttgtatcaCTCTGCCCACTCCTCCCACTCCAGTGCTACTTGCCCTCACCTCTTTCTCACAGGAGACAGGGACATAGCGTGCGTTGGTGACAGTAAGCTCCTCACTCCCCGGGCCTGCCCGACGGATCTCGCACTCGCCCCCTTGTCCCTTCCGGGTCCCGGTGGCCAACAGGTCACGGACGGTCTCGTTGTAGATCTCGACGTAACTTGCTACAAAACGGTACACCCAGCCCTGGCCACTCATCTCCTGGGCCACAGAGAACAAGTGCCGCATGGCCCGTGGGATCAGCCCCTCTAACTGGGGGTCGTCCCCAGGCCCACCCTCCATAGTGAAGGTCTTGCCACTGCCCGTCTGTCCGTAAGCAAAGATGCACACAGGGTAGCCATCCAGTGCTGACTGGACGAGCATGGAGATCTCCTCAAACACTTcggcctgcctgcttcctggtgGGAATACCCGGTCAAAGGAGAAATCATGGCGGGTAGCGGGTGCTGGTGCCCCCGTCAGAGTTGCGCGCCGATCATCAGACCGCGAGAGGCTAAGACGGGTTGGGGGATCAGAGGGTCCAGCAGGGCCAGGGGGAAACAGGAGAAAGCTGGGGGACGGAGTGGCCTCCCCTGCGAGGACAGGGCGCACGCGGCAGAATACCCGGATGTTGCCCTTCAGCTCCTGCAGCTGGTTGTGGAGCCGCCGGCGCTCCATCTCCAGCCCGTGGAGCCGGTCCCCTTGCTCAGCCAACAAGGTCTCCTGGACTGCGGTCTTCTGCCGCAGACATGCCGCCTCTGCCTGGCTGCTTGACAGAGCCGCTTCTGAGGCCTGCAACCTCCTCTgcccagaaaggagagagagaaggtgggaaggaaaCAATTAGAGCGAGTCCTGGTGCCAATGCAATGGGTCTGTAGCCCCACAGACTCCAGAGTCTGGGAAGGAAGAGGTGGGAGAGTGGGTGTGCGGACCCCGTGACTGTGGAGGCCGCTCAGGGAAGGAGAGCACTCCCATGCTTGTGAAAGCAGGAGGGCCTGAGGTAGAATTCCGAGCTGGGTGTGGCTGACTGAGCCCGGATCCCCAgggttgggaagcagaggccggaGGGTGCTGGGACCTTGCTGACTGGCCCAGCCACAGCAGTGAGCTTCAGGGTCAGCGAAGGCTTGCCCGAGCTCacaggcatggggggggggggcacgggggaCGCTGGGCTGTGAGCAGAGGTGGGGGAGCAGCAGAAGAGTTGCTCCACGGGCTTAGGTACACAGCCCCATGGAGTGCCCAGGTCTGCTGGGGAGGGACCAGCTCTGGCAGGCGCTGGCTTTACCTCCTGTTCCTCCACTCGGGCGCCCAGGGCCTGCCGTTCctcctgcagctgcagctgctcttGCTGGAGCTCCTGAACCAGCCTCTCCTTGGTGcccagccatccctccagctccacGACGCGGGCACTCAGAGTCTCCAGCTTCTGCTGGCCCTGCTCAGCTTGGGTCCGTACGATGGCCAGCTCCTCTTCTAGAGTGTTCCGCTCCGTCCCCAGGTTCGTGGCCTGCTCCTGCACCTCTCTGAGTTGCTCCCGAAGGCCCTGGTTTTCCCGATCCAGGGCTTGAGTCTTCTCCCGGTAGCGCCTCAGGTCTTCATTGAGGTCACACAGCTGACCCTTCAAATCCCAGGCCGGCCG
Protein-coding sequences here:
- the Kifc1 gene encoding kinesin-like protein KIFC1; translation: MFTTRPPLLEVKRNGEPKTATLVKASSRLPLPGSKLKRGPDEMEGTLEPAKKRIRGLGAVTKVDASRPRGPLLSTVAQDRTAALKAPKKPGPRGATAVSTVLRNRKPAPTVSAPKPATSAAPAVVGKKPGKRPAWDLKGQLCDLNEDLRRYREKTQALDRENQGLREQLREVQEQATNLGTERNTLEEELAIVRTQAEQGQQKLETLSARVVELEGWLGTKERLVQELQQEQLQLQEERQALGARVEEQERRLQASEAALSSSQAEAACLRQKTAVQETLLAEQGDRLHGLEMERRRLHNQLQELKGNIRVFCRVRPVLAGEATPSPSFLLFPPGPAGPSDPPTRLSLSRSDDRRATLTGAPAPATRHDFSFDRVFPPGSRQAEVFEEISMLVQSALDGYPVCIFAYGQTGSGKTFTMEGGPGDDPQLEGLIPRAMRHLFSVAQEMSGQGWVYRFVASYVEIYNETVRDLLATGTRKGQGGECEIRRAGPGSEELTVTNARYVPVSCEKEVEALLHLARQNRAVARTAQNERSSRSHSVFQLQISGEHAARGLQCGAPLNLVDLAGSERLDPALTLGPGERDRLRETQAINSSLSTLGLVIMALSNKEPHVPYRNSKLTYLLQNSLGGSAKMLMFVNISPLEENVSESLNSLRFASKVNQCVIGTAQANKK